ATTGTGGAACTTCTATTTCACTCATTTTGACTCTTCATTGGTTATTTTACTCACTAATACAACAGCATGAGAAGCGATGCCTTCCTTTCTGCCAATCGTACCCAGTTTTTCTGTGGTGGTCGCTTTAACATTAATATTGCAAATTTGAGTTTCTAATAAAGCCGCTATTTGTTCTCGCATTGCGTAAATATGGGGAGCCATTTTAGGCATTTCGGCAATAATAGTAAGATCTACATTGCCAATTTTGTAACCATTAGCTTTAACTTCAGAGAAAACCCTTTGTAATAATTTACGACTATCAATACCTGCATAGGCAGGATCATTATCGGGAAAATGATGGCCAATATCGCCCAGCGCTAAAGCCCCCAAAAGCGCATCGCACAGTGCATGCAATGCTACATCTCCATCTGAATGAGCGAGTAGACCACTATGATAAGGTATTTGCACACCAGCTATGGTTATTGGCCCTTCACCGCCAAATTTATGCACATCAATACCATGGCCAATACGAATCATGATAGCTCCTTTTATTAATTACTGTGTAAGGTATAACTCGGCTAGTTTTAAATCTTCTTGCCGAGTAACTTTGATATTATCGCCACGCCCCTCGACGATGCCAACGGGTATTCCCGCCAACTCTAATGCAGAAGCTTCGTCGGTGATTTTGTCAAGATTATCCGCGGCTTTAATGGCTGCAATTAATAATCGATTATTAAACATCTGCGGGGTTAGCGCGTGCCAGAGATGGGTGCGTTCAACGGTCTTAATGATATTTCCCTGTGCATCGGTG
This window of the Psychromonas sp. MME1 genome carries:
- the ispF gene encoding 2-C-methyl-D-erythritol 2,4-cyclodiphosphate synthase, whose translation is MIRIGHGIDVHKFGGEGPITIAGVQIPYHSGLLAHSDGDVALHALCDALLGALALGDIGHHFPDNDPAYAGIDSRKLLQRVFSEVKANGYKIGNVDLTIIAEMPKMAPHIYAMREQIAALLETQICNINVKATTTEKLGTIGRKEGIASHAVVLVSKITNEESK